Part of the Methylovirgula sp. 4M-Z18 genome is shown below.
GGCTTGAAGAAATACGGGCTCGATTACGCTTCCCTCAGCGCGATCAATCCACGCCTCGTCTATTGCTCGATCACCGGCTTCGGCCAGGATGGCCCTTACGCGCCGCGCGCCGGTTACGACTTTCTGGTGCAGGGCATGGGCGGCGTGATGGACCTGACCGGCCAGCCCGACGGCCCGCCGAGCAAGACGGGCGTGGCGATCGCCGACATTTTCACTGGCCTTTATGCCGCCAACGGCATTCAGGCGGCCTTGTTGCGGCGCGAGCGCACCGGTGAGGGCGCCTATATCGATTGCGCCCTGCTCGACGCGCAGGTCGCGGTGCTCGGCTATCAGGCGCTCAATTATATGGTTTCGGGCAAGGAGCCGCGTCGGATGGGCAACGGCCACCCGAATATCGTACCCTATGACGTCTTCCCGGTCGCCGACGGCCATATCATCATCGCCACCGGCAATGACGGACAATATCGCAAGCTCTGCGAGATTCTGGGCGACAGCGCGCTTGGGCTCGATCCGAATTTCGCCTTGAGCAAGGACCGCGTGATCAACCGCGTCGCGCTGACCGAAAAGCTGCAGGCCTTGACGCGCCGTTTCACCCGCGCCGACCTGCTGCCGCGGCTCGACGCGGCCGCCGTGCCGGCAGGGCCGATCAACGGCGTGAAGGATGTGCTCAAAGATCCACAAGTGATCGCGCGCGGCATGCAACTCTCGCTCGCCAATCCGAACGCGAAATCCGGTGCGACGCCGGGCCTGCGCTCGGCCATCGTCATGGATGGTCAAGGCATGGCGAGCGACCGGCCCGCGCCAGCGCTCGGCGAACACACCGACGAGATTTTGAGCGATCCCGCCTGGGGCGCCCTTTCTGCAAAAGCTTAATCAAGAGACCCGCGCATGACCAAAGCCAACTCCCGCACCGGCGGCCAGATTCTCGTTGACCAGCTCGCCATTCAGGGCGTGAGCGATGTGTTCTGCGTGCCGGGCGAATCCTATCTCGCCGTGCTCGACGCGCTGCATGATGCCGCGATCAAGATCACCATCTGCCGCCAGGAGGGCGGCGCCTGCATGGCGGCGGACGCGAGCGCGCGGCTGACCGGCCGGCCCGGCATCTGTTTCGTCACGCGCGGCCCCGGCGCGACCAACGCGTCGCCCGGCATTCACATTGCCGAACACGATGCAGTGCCGCTCATCCTGTTCATCGGCCAGATCGAGCGCGGCATCCGGGAGCGCGGCGCCTTTCAAGAAATGGATTACCGCGCCGTTTTCGGCTCCTTCGCCAAATGGGTGACGGAGATCGACGATCCGGCCCGCATTCCTGAAATCGTTGCGCGCGCCTTTCACGTCGCCTGCCAGGGCCGGCCCGGTCCCGTCGTGATCGCGCTGCCCGAGGACATGCTGACCGAGCACGCGAGCGTCGCCGACGCGCCTTATATCGAACCGGCCGTGACCTGGCCGGGGCTGACGCAGATGGCGCAATTGCAGAAGCTGTTGTGGGCGGCGGAGCGGCCGATCGCGATTCTCGGCGGTTCGGGCTGGAGCGAAAAGGCTTCGCAGAGCTTCCAGCGTTTCGCCGAACGGTTCGCGCTGCCGGTCGCGACATCCTTCCGCCGCGCCGCTCTGTTCCCCGGCGCGCATCAAAATTACGCCGGCGAAATCGGTATCGGGCCCAATCCGAAATTGCGGGCGCGGATCGAGACCGCCGACCTCGTGTTGCTCGTCGGCGGGCGCATGTCGGAAATGCCCTCGCAATCCTATTCTCTCTTCGACATTCCCGTGCCGCGGCAAAAGCTCGTGCATGTGTATGCGGACGCCGAAGAGCTTGGCCGCGTCTATCATCCGACGCTTGCCATTCATGCGAGCCCCACCGCCTTTGCGGCAGCGCTCGAAAGCGTACAGCCGCCCAAGGCCATTGCGTGGGTGCAGACGCAAGCTGAGGCGCGCGCAGAGTACGAGGCCTGGACGAATGCAGCGCCGCCGGTGCCGGGCGCGGTGAACATGGGCGAAGTCTCGCTGTGGCTGCGCGACCATTTGCCGGCCGACACGATCTACACCAATGGCGCCGGCAATTACGCGATCTGGCCCGGACGGTTTCTGCGTCATGGC
Proteins encoded:
- a CDS encoding thiamine pyrophosphate-binding protein gives rise to the protein MTKANSRTGGQILVDQLAIQGVSDVFCVPGESYLAVLDALHDAAIKITICRQEGGACMAADASARLTGRPGICFVTRGPGATNASPGIHIAEHDAVPLILFIGQIERGIRERGAFQEMDYRAVFGSFAKWVTEIDDPARIPEIVARAFHVACQGRPGPVVIALPEDMLTEHASVADAPYIEPAVTWPGLTQMAQLQKLLWAAERPIAILGGSGWSEKASQSFQRFAERFALPVATSFRRAALFPGAHQNYAGEIGIGPNPKLRARIETADLVLLVGGRMSEMPSQSYSLFDIPVPRQKLVHVYADAEELGRVYHPTLAIHASPTAFAAALESVQPPKAIAWVQTQAEARAEYEAWTNAAPPVPGAVNMGEVSLWLRDHLPADTIYTNGAGNYAIWPGRFLRHGWITQLAPTSGSMGYGMPAAMGAKRVCPERTVVCFAGDGCFLMNGQEFATMAQYDLAVIVIVVDNGMYGTIRMHQEREYPGRVSGTELKNPDFAAYARAFCGHGETVERTQDFAAAFERAEASGKPAILHVKVSPEAITPTTTLSAIRKAAEERQVKS
- a CDS encoding CaiB/BaiF CoA transferase family protein; this translates as MQAPLSGIKVLELARILAGPWVGQLLADLGADVVKVERAGAGDDTRHWGPPFVEGVDGENLGAAYYHSCNRGKRCITADFETPEGQELVRKLAAHADVVIENFKVGGLKKYGLDYASLSAINPRLVYCSITGFGQDGPYAPRAGYDFLVQGMGGVMDLTGQPDGPPSKTGVAIADIFTGLYAANGIQAALLRRERTGEGAYIDCALLDAQVAVLGYQALNYMVSGKEPRRMGNGHPNIVPYDVFPVADGHIIIATGNDGQYRKLCEILGDSALGLDPNFALSKDRVINRVALTEKLQALTRRFTRADLLPRLDAAAVPAGPINGVKDVLKDPQVIARGMQLSLANPNAKSGATPGLRSAIVMDGQGMASDRPAPALGEHTDEILSDPAWGALSAKA